The sequence TTTCTCCACCATTTTCTTTTGTTTTGTCGTCGTTAGAGTTGTCTTTTGCCAACTGAGCAAAATCCGCACCTTCTGCTTTAGCTTTCTCAAGTACTTCTTTTGCCTTGTCTTCATTATCCAAACGGATGATTTGAGCTGTTACATCTGGTGTGTAAGACTCAAAAGCTTTTTGGTAGGCTTCGTCTGTCAACTCACTCTCTGCAGCCTTCTTAACCGCTAATTCAACCAATTTGCTGGTACGGATTTGAGCTTTACGAGTCTCAGGTGTCATACCTGCACGTTGAAGCACGCTGTTGTAGCTATCGCCGTATTTCTTTTGTTCTTCAGCAACGGCGTCATCCACATCTTTATCCGTTACCTCTGATCCATATTGTTGTTCAAATACTTTTTGGATGGTCATATTGAGCAAGACTTGTTGCGCAGTTGGATTGTTCTTTACTTCTTCAAAGAATTGATGCTCTGTAATCACATCGCCCTTCATGCTGATCAAATCTTTTCCTTCAGAACTGTTTGAACAAGCTGCAAGTGTTGCTACTGATAAAAGTGTGATGGCTCCTGCCATAAGTTTTTTCTTCATTTTTACTCCTTTTACGGTAAGTGTTACCTTATCTATTTTACTATAATTTCTTAAATTTTTCTGAAAATCATTCGCTCTCAGGAAGCTCTACTTCTGCTAGATTTTTTCTTAGCATGAGAATGCCGTCTCCAAGTGGAACTAGAGTTGCTGTTAGACCTGGATTGTCCAAAGTT comes from Streptococcus oralis and encodes:
- the prsA gene encoding peptidylprolyl isomerase PrsA, yielding MKKKLMAGAITLLSVATLAACSNSSEGKDLISMKGDVITEHQFFEEVKNNPTAQQVLLNMTIQKVFEQQYGSEVTDKDVDDAVAEEQKKYGDSYNSVLQRAGMTPETRKAQIRTSKLVELAVKKAAESELTDEAYQKAFESYTPDVTAQIIRLDNEDKAKEVLEKAKAEGADFAQLAKDNSNDDKTKENGGEITFDSASTELPEQVKKAAFALDVNGVSDVITATGTQAYSSQFYIIKVTKKTEKSSNIEDYKEKLKTIILTQKQNDSAFVQGVIGKELQAANIKVKDQSFQNIFTQYIGGGDSSSSSSSSSN